The genomic DNA ATGATGTTGGTCAGCTGCAGCGCCAGGCCCAGCTTGTGGGCATAGGCGGTGGTCTGCGGATCGGTCTGGCCGAAGATGCGCGCCGCGCCTTCGCCGACCACGCCGGCCACCAGGTGGCAGTAGCGCCGCAGCGCGGGAAAGTCGAGGTAGCGCGTCTGCTCGAGGTCCATCTGGCAGCCCGCGATGACCTCGTGCAGCTGGCGTTCCTCGATGCCGTAGGCCGCGGCATGCGGCATCAGCGCCTGCATCACCGGATGGTGCGGCTGGCCGGCGAAGGATTGGGCGACCTCGGTGCGCCACCATGCGAGCTTGGTCGCCGCGACGCCGGGATCGCTGACTTCGTCGACCACGTCGTCGATCTCGCGGCAGAACGCATAGAAGGCGGTGATGGCTGCGCGCCGCGGCTTCGGCAGGAACAGGAAGGCGTAGTAGAAGCTGCTGCCCGAGGCCGCCGCCTTGTCCTGGACGTACTGCTCGGGATTCATCGTGAGGGCCTCATCATGCGGGCGATTGTCTCCGCATCCCGAAGGCCCGCCAGGCCATCGGCAGCATGTCGGCCTTGCCGAGGGTCGGGCGCCGCGAGAAGCTATCGCAGCCTTGCGCCTCGATCCGGTCGAGGATGCGCTGGCCGCCCTGCACGACGAAGCGCAGCTCCCAGCCCGCACGCCCCGGCAGCCGGTGCACCAGCGGCGCGCCCTCGCGCATCAGTGCGCGGGCCCAGGCCACTTCGGTCGCCACCAGTGCGATGGCGGCCGGCGGCGGCGCGGCGGGCGCGAGCGGCCTGAACGTCCTGAAGTCCCGGCCCGCCAGGCCGTGCATCGCGCTGTCGGCGCGCGGCAGATAGAAGCGGCCGCGCGGAAGATCGACGCTGAGGTCCTGCCAGAAGTTGATGAGCTGCAAGGCGCTGCAGATGGCATCGCTCTGCGCCAGCGCGATCGCGTCATCGACGCCGTAGAGATGCAGCAGCAGGCGGCCGACCGGGTTGGCCGAGCGGCGGCAATAGTCCAGCAGTCCACCGCGGTCGGCATAGCCGCTGCCGTCGCGCGTCTTCTCGATGTCCTGCATGAAGGCCGAGAGCAGATCGGCCAGCAACCGCTCGGGCAGCGCGAACGCGTGCATTGCCTGCGCGAGCGGACCGAACACGCCGGGCCAGCGCGCCGAAGGCGCCTTGCCGCGTGCCACGGCGCCGAGATCGGCGCGGAAGGCATGCAGGTCGTCGAGCCGCTGCGCCGGGTCGGCGTCGCCTTCGTCGGCGATGTCGTCGGCCGTGCGCGCGAAGCCGTAGATGGCGGCGATCGGCGGCCGCAATCGCGGTGGGCACAGCCAGGAGGCGACCGGAAAATTCTCGTAGTGGGTGGATGGCACGCGGCGGATTGTGCGGCACGACCCGGTACGATCGGCCCCGCCAACGGCTCCATTCGATGAACACGACGACGCAGAAACTGAATCCCGCGGATGCTGCGCCTCGTGCGCACGCCGGTCCCGCCCTGATGATCGCCGCGCTGGGCGTGGTCTTCGGGGACATCGGCACTTCGCCGCTCTATGCCTTCAAGGAGACGATGAACCCGGCGCACGGCGTGCCGTTCACGCCGCAGGCGGTGCTGGGGCTGCTGTCGCTGATCTTCTGGGGGTTGATGTTCGTCGTGACGCTGAAGTACGTGGTGTTCGTGTTGCGTGCCGACCACGACGGCGAGGGCGGCATCCTGGCGCTGCAGGCGCTGGCGCGCAACGCGGTCACCGGCCCGACGACCCGGCCCTGGGTCTGGCACGCGATCGGGCTGCTGGGCCTGGTCGGCGCCGCGATGTTCTATGGCGACAGCCTGATCACGCCCGCCATCTCGGTCCTGTCGGCGGTCGAAGGGCTGGAGGTGGAGGCGCCGGGCCTGCAGCACTTCGTGATCCCGATCACGATGCTGATCCTGATCGGCCTTTTCGCCGTGCAGCGCAAGGGCACCGGGGTGGTGGGCAAGGTGTTCGGCCCGGTGATGCTGCTGTGGTTTCTCGTGATCGCACTGGCGGGCCTGTGGCAGGTGCTGCGGCAGCCGCAGGTGCTGGCCGCGCTGGATCCGCGCTACGCGATCGGCTTCCTCGTGGTTCACCATGCGCAATCGCTCGCGGTGCTGGGCGCGGTCTTCCTGGCCTTCACCGGCGGCGAGGCGCTCTATGCGGACATGGGGCATTTCGGCGCGAAGCCGATCCGGCTGGCGTGGCTCTTCATCGCGCTGCCCGGGCTGGTGCTCAACTATTTCGGCCAGGGCGCGCTGGTGCTGGCGAATCCCGCGGCCATCGACAACCCCTTCTTCCGGCTCTTTCCTTCGTGGGCGGTGTTGCCGATGGTGGTGCTGGCCGCGATGGCCACGGTGATTGCGTCGCAGGCGGTCATCTCGGGCGCGTTCTCGCTCACGGCGCAGGCCATGCGCATGGCCTACCTGCCGCGCATGCGCGTGGTGCAGACCTCGGGCGACGCCATCGGACAGATCTACGTGCCTGGCATCAACTGGCTGCTGATGGTGGGCGTGCTGCTGCTGGTGCTGGGCTTTCGCAGTTCGAGCGCGCTGTCGGCGGCCTACGGCATCGCGGTCTCGATCACGATGGTCACCACCACGCTGCTGGCCGGCGTGGTGGCGTTCCGGCTCTGGCGCTGGAACCGCGTGGCGGTCGTGATCAGCGTGCTGCTGTTCGCGGTGGTCGACGTGACCTTCGTGATCGCCAACAGCCTCAAGATCGCCGAAGGCGGCTGGATCACGCTGGCGGTGGCGGTGCTCGTGATGATCGTGTTCACCACCTGGGCCAAGGGCCGCCGCCTGGGGCTGGAGGCGGCGGAGGCGGAGCGCCTGCCGCTGGTGCCCTTCGTCGCGTCGCTGGCGGCCCATATGCCGCACCGGGTCAGGGGCACGGCTGTGTTCCTCAACGCGGATGCCGATTCGGTGCCGCATGCGCTGCTGCACAACCTCAAGCACAACCAGGTGCTGCACGAACAGGTGATCGTGCTGCGCGTGCTGACCTGCGACACGCCGCGCGTCGACGCTCGCCTGCGCATCGAGGCCGAGCCGCTCGGCCACGGCGTGTGGGTCGTCACCGCGCGGCATGGCTACATGGAGCGGCCCGACGTGCCCGAATTCATCCGTATCCTGGCCTACCAGAAGGGCCTGGCCTGCGATTCGATGACCACCTCGTACTTCGTTTCCCGTGCCTCGGTGGGCGACGAACAGTTGCCGGGCATGAACCCGGTGCGCCGGGCCTTGTTCGGATGGATGCAGCGCAACGC from Variovorax sp. PBL-E5 includes the following:
- the hpnD gene encoding presqualene diphosphate synthase HpnD, with product MNPEQYVQDKAAASGSSFYYAFLFLPKPRRAAITAFYAFCREIDDVVDEVSDPGVAATKLAWWRTEVAQSFAGQPHHPVMQALMPHAAAYGIEERQLHEVIAGCQMDLEQTRYLDFPALRRYCHLVAGVVGEGAARIFGQTDPQTTAYAHKLGLALQLTNIIRDVGEDALRGRIYLPVDELQRFDVKAHEILNRVHSERFVALMKFQTARAQAAYDEAIALLPPADRRTQKPGLMMASIYRTLLREIERDNFQVLHQRVSLTPVRKLWLAWRVQALGKL
- the hpnC gene encoding squalene synthase HpnC, whose product is MPSTHYENFPVASWLCPPRLRPPIAAIYGFARTADDIADEGDADPAQRLDDLHAFRADLGAVARGKAPSARWPGVFGPLAQAMHAFALPERLLADLLSAFMQDIEKTRDGSGYADRGGLLDYCRRSANPVGRLLLHLYGVDDAIALAQSDAICSALQLINFWQDLSVDLPRGRFYLPRADSAMHGLAGRDFRTFRPLAPAAPPPAAIALVATEVAWARALMREGAPLVHRLPGRAGWELRFVVQGGQRILDRIEAQGCDSFSRRPTLGKADMLPMAWRAFGMRRQSPA
- a CDS encoding potassium transporter Kup, with translation MNTTTQKLNPADAAPRAHAGPALMIAALGVVFGDIGTSPLYAFKETMNPAHGVPFTPQAVLGLLSLIFWGLMFVVTLKYVVFVLRADHDGEGGILALQALARNAVTGPTTRPWVWHAIGLLGLVGAAMFYGDSLITPAISVLSAVEGLEVEAPGLQHFVIPITMLILIGLFAVQRKGTGVVGKVFGPVMLLWFLVIALAGLWQVLRQPQVLAALDPRYAIGFLVVHHAQSLAVLGAVFLAFTGGEALYADMGHFGAKPIRLAWLFIALPGLVLNYFGQGALVLANPAAIDNPFFRLFPSWAVLPMVVLAAMATVIASQAVISGAFSLTAQAMRMAYLPRMRVVQTSGDAIGQIYVPGINWLLMVGVLLLVLGFRSSSALSAAYGIAVSITMVTTTLLAGVVAFRLWRWNRVAVVISVLLFAVVDVTFVIANSLKIAEGGWITLAVAVLVMIVFTTWAKGRRLGLEAAEAERLPLVPFVASLAAHMPHRVRGTAVFLNADADSVPHALLHNLKHNQVLHEQVIVLRVLTCDTPRVDARLRIEAEPLGHGVWVVTARHGYMERPDVPEFIRILAYQKGLACDSMTTSYFVSRASVGDEQLPGMNPVRRALFGWMQRNAGRASDYFELPGNRLVEMGQRT